One genomic region from Nocardioides plantarum encodes:
- the pstA gene encoding phosphate ABC transporter permease PstA, which yields MTTLDKRPDAGLPGTPADPQGVRTFLPSYDADAAPPVPRASLGRMSPDELFVRAGSWFAGFGLAWVITQRLLAMPGVPWFLIMWFVCGVAVTAVSTAATGTRVDVKDRVAASVITGCALFVGASLVAVVVYVAVKGYKPVLNLNFWFDDMSGVGPKDPFDEGGIRHAIVGSLIEISIAVAITLPLGVGTAVFMTEVGGRFARVVRTLVEAMTALPSIVAGLFIYTVWVIALGQPKSGFAAALALSVMMLPIIARAADVVLRVVPGGLREASLALGASRWRTVWHVVLPTARPGLATALILGVARGIGETSPVLLTSGAADFTKANPFDGAMNSLPLFIYGNVRSGADVAIQRAYGAALVLLLLVLVLFVVARLLARPRKTTSRRTRRADS from the coding sequence ATGACGACCCTCGACAAGCGCCCCGACGCCGGACTGCCCGGCACCCCTGCCGACCCGCAGGGCGTCAGGACCTTCCTCCCGTCGTACGACGCCGACGCGGCGCCCCCGGTGCCGCGCGCGTCCCTGGGCAGGATGTCGCCAGACGAGCTCTTCGTGCGCGCGGGCTCCTGGTTCGCCGGGTTCGGACTGGCCTGGGTGATCACCCAGCGGCTGCTGGCGATGCCGGGCGTGCCGTGGTTCCTGATCATGTGGTTCGTCTGCGGCGTCGCGGTGACCGCGGTCTCCACGGCGGCCACCGGCACCCGGGTCGACGTCAAGGACCGGGTCGCCGCCTCGGTCATCACCGGCTGCGCGCTGTTCGTGGGCGCGTCGCTCGTCGCGGTCGTCGTCTACGTCGCGGTGAAGGGCTACAAGCCCGTGCTCAACCTCAACTTCTGGTTCGACGACATGTCCGGGGTCGGCCCCAAGGACCCCTTCGACGAGGGCGGCATCCGCCACGCCATCGTCGGCTCGCTGATCGAGATCAGCATCGCCGTGGCCATCACGCTCCCGCTCGGGGTCGGCACCGCGGTCTTCATGACCGAGGTCGGGGGGAGGTTCGCCCGGGTCGTCCGCACGCTGGTCGAGGCGATGACCGCCCTGCCGTCGATCGTCGCCGGCCTGTTCATCTACACCGTCTGGGTCATCGCCCTCGGCCAGCCCAAGTCGGGGTTCGCGGCCGCGCTCGCCCTGTCGGTGATGATGCTGCCGATCATCGCCCGCGCCGCCGACGTCGTCCTGCGCGTCGTGCCCGGCGGGCTGCGCGAGGCGAGCCTGGCGCTCGGGGCCAGCCGGTGGCGCACCGTGTGGCACGTCGTGCTGCCGACGGCGCGCCCGGGCCTGGCCACCGCCCTGATCCTGGGTGTCGCCCGCGGCATCGGCGAGACCAGCCCGGTGCTGCTGACCAGCGGCGCGGCCGACTTCACCAAGGCCAACCCGTTCGACGGCGCGATGAACTCCCTGCCCCTGTTCATCTACGGCAACGTCCGCAGCGGTGCCGACGTCGCCATCCAGCGCGCCTACGGAGCCGCCCTCGTGCTGCTGCTCCTCGTCCTCGTCCTCTTCGTCGTGGCCCGGCTCCTGGCCCGCCCGCGCAAGACCACCTCACGCCGTACCCGGAGAGCAGACTCATGA